From Nicotiana tabacum cultivar K326 chromosome 20, ASM71507v2, whole genome shotgun sequence, one genomic window encodes:
- the LOC107766401 gene encoding ATP synthase subunit beta, mitochondrial yields MSSRRLLASLLRSTAQRGGAISRSPLANSIPRTTSRASPKGFLLNRAVKYATSAAAEKPKATPPKPSGNEPTGKITDEFTGAGSIGKVCQVIGAVVDVRFDEGLPPILTALEVLDNQIRLVLEVAQHLGENMVRTIAMDGTEGLVRGQRVLNTGSPITVPVGRATLGRIINVIGEPIDERGDINTDHFLPIHREAPAFVEQATEQQILVTGIKVVDLLAPYQRGGKIGLFGGAGVGKTVLIMELINNVAKAHGGFSVFAGVGERTREGNDLYREMIESGVIKLGDKQSESKCALVYGQMNEPPGARARVGLTGLTVAEHFRDAEGQDVLLFIDNIFRFTQANSEVSALLGRIPSAVGYQPTLATDLGGLQERITTTKKGSITSVQAIYVPADDLTDPAPATTFAHLDATTVLSRQISELGIYPAVDPLDSTSRMLSPHILGEDHYNTARGVQKVLQNYKNLQDIIAILGMDELSEDDKMTVARARKIQRFLSQPFHVAEVFTGAPGKYVDLKESINSFQGVLDGKYDDLSEQSFYMVGGIDEVIAKAEKIAKESAA; encoded by the exons ATGTCTTCTCGGAGGCTTCTAGCCTCTCTCCTCCGATCAACCGCCCAACGCGGCGGCGCTATTTCCAGATCTCCATTAGCAAATTCCATTCCCAGAACTACTTCACGGGCCTCACCGAAAGGATTCCTCTTAAACCGTGCCGTTAAGTACGCTACCTCAGCTGCTGCTGAGAAGCCGAAGGCGACTCCTCCTAAACCTTCCGGTAATGAACCTACTGGGAAAATCACCGATGAATTCACCGGCGCTGGTTCGATCGGGAAAGTGTGTCAGGTTATTGGTGCCGTCGTAGATGTGAGATTCGATGAAGGTTTGCCTCCGATCCTTACGGCGCTTGAGGTTTTGGATAACCAGATCCGGCTTGTGCTTGAGGTTGCTCAGCATTTGGGTGAGAATATGGTTAGGACTATTGCTATGGATGGTACTGAAGGTCTTGTTCGTGGTCAACGTGTCCTCAATACTGGCTCTCCTATCACT gtccCTGTTGGTAGAGCCACCCTTGGTCGTATTATTAATGTCATTGGAGAGCCTATTGATGAGAGAGGCGACATTA ACACCGATCACTTTTTGCCAATTCATCGTGAAGCTCCTGCCTTTGTTGAGCAGGCAACTGAACAACAAATTCTCGTTACTGGTATCAAG GTTGTTGATCTTCTTGCCCCTTACCAAAGGGGAGGAAAGATTGGGCTTTTTGGTGGTGCTGGTGTTGGGAAGACTGTGCTTATTATGGAACTGATTAACAACGTTGCAAAAGCGCACG GTGGTTTCTCTGTCTTTGCTGGTGTTGGTGAACGCACTCGTGAGGGCAATGATTTGTACAGGGAAATGATTGAAAGTGGTGTCATTAAGCTTGGTGACAAGCAA AGTGAAAGCAAGTGCGCTCTTGTGTACGGTCAAATGAATGAGCCCCCTGGTGCTCGTGCCCGTGTTGGTCTTACAGGCTTGACTGTGGCTGAGCACTTCAGAGATGCTGAGGGGCAGGATGTGCTTCTCTTCATTGACAACATTTTCAGATTTACCCAG GCTAACTCAGAGGTGTCTGCTTTGCTTGGTCGTATCCCATCCGCTGTCGGTTATCAACCAACTTTGGCTACAGATCTTGGAGGTCTTCAAGAGCGTATCACTACAACCAAGAAAGGTTCTATTACATCAGTCCAAGCTATTTATGTGCCTGCTGATGACTTGACAGATCCTGCCCCTGCAACTACCTTTGCTCATTTGGATGCCACAACTGTCTTGTCCCGTCaa ATTTCTGAGCTAGGTATTTACCCTGCTGTCGATCCTCTTGATTCTACATCTCGTATGCTCTCACCTCACATTTTGGGAGAAGACCACTACAATACTGCTCGTGGGGTACAGAAAGTTCTTCAGAACTACAAGAATCTTCAAGATATTATTGCCATTTTGGGTATGGATGAGCTTAGTGAAGATGATAAGATGACTGTTGCCCGTGCACGTAAAATCCAAAGATTCCTTAGTCAGCCTTTCCATGTTGCTGAAGTTTTCACGGGTGCCCCTGGAAAGTATGTTGACTTGAAGGAGAGCATTAACAGTTTCCAG GGAGTCTTGGATGGAAAATACGATGATCTTTCAGAACAGTCATTCTATATGGTTGGTGGAATCGATGAGGTCATTGCCAAGGCAGAGAAGATTGCCAAGGAATCTGCAGCTTAG
- the LOC107766402 gene encoding fruit protein pKIWI502-like, giving the protein MSILSLSLSPFPNYPTLSHLSSHAPSHIQSLHPSSSMTLLRPLHHQLRHQFRRRLSISAAAVRQDTNLWTTAPLVTVSPAADEALFHVTIDVSDSPDLAASHTKAGQYLQLRIPDVEKPAFLAIASPPSLASSKGVFEFLIKSISGSTAELLCGLQKGDVVELSQVMGKGFDLDQISPPEKYQTVLIFATGSGISPIRSLIEAGFSADKRSDVRLYYGARNLKRMAYQDRFENWASSGVKVVPVLSQPDDAWTGERGFVQAAFARAKNIFSPQSTGAVLCGQKQMAEEVTALLVADGVSTEKILKNF; this is encoded by the exons ATGTCAATCCTTTCTCTCTCCCTTTCTCCATTTCCTAATTATCCCACTCTATCGCACCTTAGTTCCCATGCTCCCTCACACATCCAATCACTCCACCCTTCTTCATCCATGACCCTCCTTAGACCTCTCCACCACCAACTCCGCCACCAGTTTCGCCGCCGTCTTTCCATTTCCGCTGCCGCCGTCCGTCAGGACACGAACCTCTGGACAACCGCACCCCTCGTCACCGTTTCACCCGCCGCCGACGAAGCTCTCTTCCACGTCACTATCGACGTATCTGACTCTCCTGACCTCGCCGCCTCACACACTAAAGCCGGTCAGTACCTTCAGCTCCGCATTCCCGACGTTGAGAAGCCGGCGTTTTTAGCAATCGCATCGCCGCCGTCGCTTGCTTCTTCCAAAGGCGTATTTGAATTCCTCATAAAAAGTATCTCCGGATCCACCGCGGAGCTCCTCTGTGGACTTCAGAAAGGCGATGTTGTGGAGTTGAGTCAGGTCATGGGGAAAGGCTTTGATTTGGATCAAATATCTCCGCCAGAGAAGTATCAAACGGTTTTAATCTTCGCTACCGGATCCGGAATTAG CCCAATTCGATCGCTGATTGAAGCAGGATTTAGTGCAGACAAGAGATCTGATGTTCGGCTATATTATGGTGCAAGGAATTTGAAGAGAATGGCATACCAG GATAGGTTTGAGAACTGGGCATCCTCTGGGGTAAAGGTTGTGCCGGTGTTGTCTCAGCCTGATGATGCTTGGACAGGCGAACGTGGCTTTGTTCAG GCCGCATTTGCCCGAGCTAAAAACATTTTTAGTCCTCAATCCACTGGAGCAGTACTCTGTGGTCAAAAGCAAATGGCTGAG GAGGTGACTGCTCTTCTTGTAGCAGATGGAGTCTCAACCGAGAAGATTCTGAAGAACTtctaa